One Argentina anserina chromosome 6, drPotAnse1.1, whole genome shotgun sequence genomic window, agtatgtaattggtcgaattagaatgcatgaatgattcgaacttgtaattatgtggtgtaatggtaaatttagtttaagtttgttaaagagaagtcgatcatataaatagtaatttaggttttattttagtagttaataatcaatctcaaaccccccattatttgttaacactaaaagtttagagttccattCAATTTCCCGGAAagacgatccctgcttattctatactaacgatgatgttttacagggtttattatagacgttttaattaacgctctatcaaaGAGACACACCTCACACCTCACACCTTGATCCTTAGTATCAATATATGGGGCACCCAAGGAAGATCTGTTCTCTTATCTATTTGTAGCCGGTAGTGAGAGGCTCTAGCTATTACGACCAACAAAGAAGCAGGTTTTGAATTCATTTCAGCCGATTATCCATCTCAATTTATCAACAGGATGAATAGCTACCTCCTCATAGACGACAGATTACACATTTACACTTCATTGTAAGCATTGAAGGAGGGGTTCTGTTAATTGGTAGAAATTTTTGAGATTATATTAGTGTGTTCAAATCCGCGACCGATTGGAGCTAAATATCAATTTATGATATCAAGTGGCAACATATATACTAATAAAACGTGATGACGTAATTGGTGAGGGTTAAAATGTAAGACATGgtatataatttaattcaatcaggtaattatttttttatttagtgCTTTTTAGAGACctatatgtttttttcttaaagtttgGACGCATATAATGTGATTTTCGAGCTGCCTATATCCATGATCCTGCTTatagtagttttttttttttcggatcAGGAAGGAGGAAGCCTGCATGCATGGCTGCATGTGATTAACAGGAAAATAGAGCTATTATCTCCGTTATCCAATCCGTTAATGTTACAAGTTTACAACAATCTGCAACGTTTAAAATCCAGATGATGGATTGATGGAGAAGAGTGTAATTAATAAATCAAACTGCTAGATTTAATTATCGATAATTTCTAGCGTCCCCAAATCGGGACTAAACTATTAACATAAGCAACAACTTCCAAATTATCATAATCCATGTTTGGAACGGGGAGATGCTTAAGCTTTCCAGTAATGATATTGCAGGAGACTAAACGGCCTTCGGAAACCAAAAGAAGCTCATCCCTATTTCGAAATTGCAATGGTTTATCGTGTATCACCGTTGTCCCAAAGGTGAATAGCTTTATCCAGGAGCTTTCAGCTCTTCCACCAACGTCTTCCAAAACCCACAATACCCGTGAACAATCTCGGAATTTACCGTAGTCCATGCCTAGAAGAGCAACGGATTCATTCCAAACTATAACGTTCATGTTATAATACCAACACACAGGTGACTTATATAAACTATCTGGAAACAATATATAATGAAATACATCATCAACCGTATCAAACGAAATGATTAATTGCCTGACATATTCCTCCTCATTTCTGTCACAAAAATTGTCGAATTCCTTTAGTTGCTCCCTTCCTCTCCAATAACAAAATCCCTTGTAGTACATATCGTATTCTTCAGGCCACATATTAGTAGTTTCTGTTTCCAAGGAGCCGGTCTTGATCTCTCTCGAAGAGTTAGTACCTAAGGTGTATACTTGGACATTTGCAGGATTATTAAGGAGATGACCATTACCATATTCTTCCTCACCAGGCTTCCTAATGTGAACAACCTTGTAATCGTTTGACTTAGGATCATAACCAAACCCAAAAGAAGACATGACCTGATCCGAATAAGGCTCAAGATTAAGGAGCTTGGATTCCCTAATCGCTGGATTCCATAAAATTACGATACTAAAATCAGTGAGGCAAATAATTCCATCACAATGGCCTAGAATCCAAAGAGATTCTAGATCCTTGGCCGTGAACCCAACTGATTGATTCTTTGTAATATCATCGCCAACATAATGAATGATATGCTCATTcggatcatcatcatcatcattgcaAAATGTAAGCAACGAGAATACAGTTTCCTTCTCGTCATTGCCTCTTGTGTTGTTGTTCTCGTCGACCGCCGGTAGCTTGCAAAGGACACAAGTGGAGGAATGATTATTCATGGAATTGGATAGGTGTATGGCTATGAATCTGGGATTGTTAATCATAGTATCCCAGGACTTGTGGACGCTCTTGAATCGCATGAGAGATTGGGGAGGTAGTCTTGATAGGATTTGCATGGTCATTTCTTCCGGCAATTTGCAAGACTCTGTCTTATTGCTCAGATCGATCTGTGCCTTCTCTTTCACAAAATTGTATATTTATGTATAACATGtgtgaaaagaagaagaaaaaatatgtGCTATTTTTATTCAGAATTTGACGAGAAGAAATTGCTAGATGCTTGTTTTCTGTTCATGACCGTCATTATTTCTTGTGGTCAAAGGAGGGCCAATCTATTTGGTCCAGGGAATTGCTCACTATCTCCAAATGACCGGTACTAACAGGATCCGAACAATCTCTTCAACTTATAGCTACCGAATACTGTAGCTCTTTACGTAGATCAAATTTTCGCATGATTATATTGACGAGGAATTTTAGTCATGGCAAAAAAGGTTTGGGAAATAGAATCAACAATACCGCAAGTACAGTGGCGGACGACGGGTTATCAGGTGGATCAGCAGAACGTAGCATTCATTAGTTTTAACTGTTTTAAGGAAAAATAGCCACTATTAGGGTTTTTGTCTAAGCTATTTCTATTGCTCACACGTGTCAAATCTCTAGATTCTATAAGCTGCTAGCTATTTATGTCTGTTGCTAAGGTTATAGCAGTATCAAtctgcattttctttcttctttagtGTAATTTCCCTTTCTCACTTTCTCGATTCCATTACTGAGGCTTACACCTTATAAACACTTTTTCACCATGATTGCCGCGAATTTTAGCATATACCTCTCGATCGAAGCCATCAAGTGAAATTAACTGGTGGATTTCTATTTTAGATCGAGTTTCGTCTCCCATTGTTGATTTAGTTTCAAGCTTTTTCACCATGACTGAATTTTAGCATATGTCACCACATTTCAAACTATCAGGCGTCATATATTAATCCTCGGAGAGAAATCATACACGAGCTATAAACACTTTACCACGACACTAGATATGTGGTCTCTCATTTTGAGTTGTCAATCATGCATGAATGGAAATGaacgtacatatatattgaagATAGTATGAATCTGCTACGCTGATTAGCACCCATATACAGGTCTTTTTTATTGATTGAATCGAACGcgaaggaaagaaaaagttGGTACGACATTGGAAATTCTTTTGCTGTTTTGAATTTGTTATTATCTACAGAGAAATTAACCATGCCGCAATGTTAGTCGTTATCTCTTTGACCTACAGACAGGGGCGGATGCAATCAGAGGGCTCTATGGGCTTGAGCCCATACGAAATTTTGGGGgaaaaatgtaataaccctaatttttaaaacgatttttgatttgatttgaattctataaagttgtgaaactcaattaacacgaatgtgattgtttgcggTGTTacgaaacgaaaaacggaaacgttctcggaacgtttaattcgagaaacgttacgtttccgaacgaatttatcgacttttattccgtcgctcggattcgaaaactttcttcacgaaagttgtagacctcatcgatacgagttcgtggatatgtgacgcgttctaatcggacgttgtacgtaaaagttattaacgatagaagttgtttccgattttggaaagaaGTATATAAGGGCATTttggagattagggtttccataattggaaaaccctacctctctcttcacttccgcctccctccctctctctctctctctcggcccGACTCTCCTTTCCCCCCTTCGAAAATTCCTCTCGCCGATCTGCCACCCTCCAGCCCTTCGTGGCTAGCACCGCCGCACCCTACGGCCTCGCAAGCACCTTGCAAGCAACCCCGAGCCTCCCTCTGCCTCGCGCCTTGCTCTCTGCCTCCAAGCTGCAGTGACCTTCACCGCCATCCTCTAGGACACCGCAAGACCCTCAGCTGCCACCCGCAAGCACGCTGTGCCTCGTTTCGCCGCCAAGAAGCCGGATCGACGATTGAAGATCATGCGAGGAGCTTGTCGACGATCTACCATTCCTGACGCATTTTGAGCACCGATCTAGGTAAGAatacattcaatttgatgttgtgatgtgtgTGAATGGATTAGTGATTGATTGATGAAGATTTGGGGAAGAATCGGGGTGGAGGAGATTTTGagacaccgccgccttaggcggcgcatGGGGAGGGTGTGAGGTAGCCTAGGGGCGGTTTGGAACCGTAGGtaggtagaggaggaggagaggaagagattgggcacggcggtggcgtgatacgcgccgttggggtgtcggcgcgtgggccccacgcgcggcctgccggaggtggcgcgtgcaccccacgcgccgccacgtgcggcagcgcgtgaacagtattccgagaagggtattttggtaatttactacgtatggtaaatgtaaatgtaattttatttacgtacggtaaatgtaaattaaattttacgtacggtaaatgtaaattaaattttacgtacagtaaatgtaaatataatttactttcagtaattgtaaaaaggtaaattgtaaaaggtaacttagtaaattttatttactgagattgtattacttttgaatagtatgtatacgtacaaaaacacgtaaacagtacgtatacgtacagaaatacataaacagtatgtacacgtacagaaatacgtattattgtgtatttgtacagtaacagtgaacagtaacttcgtaaaaccaaaaacaattgctgaacagtaaccgattattactgtttcggcatttaaaggtttacgaaacgattctaaattcttttcttatcttttcaaggtgatcgttaaatcaggaaaaggaattatcatcgggaattgtggaattacgctcgagtcgataaggtgagtaaaatctcacatattttatGAATccacccttgcggtgattttaagatttttgcaagagttttaaatattgaaatacgacaggtatataatatagtggattatatatatactgtataaatggtaataagtatatatatatatgatttgctatattatatactgttatgaattcatttgaaatatgtcatttcgatgacaagcatgtgagtttaatattgagattgttaaacgttttgtcttcggacgtgtttataaattatgacatgtataagatataatgaattatatatatatatatcgtacaaatagtaaataaatacgtaaatatatatatagtttgctatataatatactgttatgattttattgtgattttgatttgtacaatatgatgtgagattattgtacgtgatttttaacattgagattgttaaaatgtgaattgtcttcggacctgatgtttggtacaatatgatgtgagattattgtacgtgtttggcaagtcgaaacctagcctttggccgggcgaaagttacgatacagttagagctctagtctgtctgccttagtactgcatgtgaggtaacgggtggttatctgctcatgggtactcagattgtttagatgttgggtagcgggtggctatccaatatcagcggtgtattacgagaggggtaacagatgtgtaccagcgttcttggtacccatattataaatgcatttgggtaaccagaagggttacttaattttctcatgagcgtttcatttcatattcctttgggacaaccagatgggctgtccattgactcatgagggcatttatatttgttgatttgtgatttctcgtatattttgatatgcgaattatattttgattttactcatacgagctataagcttaccgggtttgtgtttacaatcccggtgcaccaattcgatggtgtaggggataattccgcaggtgcagattagtggagattgagtgacgactccggaggctcgaagtcgttcgtatcctgcttgtggtgaggttttctagcaaggatttgtgtgtgagaattgttgtggttttatttgtgagttttgtgagagattgtgaggattattacattccatcATATGtgatgttaaattataaatttgggttgtaataattggttttctgagttgtattgagaactcagtgatgatccgatGTGcgcttaaatgatttcgatttcattgagattatttgtgtttaacgactttagaattttgagtttttaagctcgaaattttggggtcgttacaaaaaAACACcaagtatatatatgatatccaaaaaaaaattacatatgtATGAAAACAATTGAAACCGCAACTCCCCGCAACCGCAAGAGTGAAGACTGAAGACACAAAGACTTAGCTCTCTGCTGCACGGCCTGCACCAGTTCCACAATTCAACAACCTCAATTGAGTCAATTCTACTCTTCTCTAAGGGTTGTATCAAAGAAGAATTGATAATTGATATTTGGGTTTTTGGGTGAGTTGATATTCaatcttcttgttcttgtttgtaATAACTAAATCCGTTCTCATGAATAAGGAGTTTAGATGAAATCTCAGGTGAATCAGTAAGGATAAATGACTTCATAAGAAAGTTCATGATGCACTGCAAACAAAAATGTTGGGGGAATCAACAATATTCAAGAGGTATGTgtgttattgttgttttaatttttctgTCCTTGTGTGCGAAGTGCCAACTTCTTGTTTGTTGCCTCTTCCCCTGTCTtgcttctctctttctttttcatccaTCCTGTAGTTTTATCCGGGTCATCTCATGTTAGTGTTGCGTGTTCCCTATCTTGTATGTTATAGTGTTCCAAATATCACCTACCTTTAGTTGCCTAAGACTTATTTCTTTCAGCTAAAGATGAGGATTAAGTTTCAagaaatttatttcctttaatTTCTGTATAAAATCTGGACAGTGGAAATGAGATTAAAAACTTGAGAACTCATAGAACTCATGTTGCCTCATAGTAGGGGGTCAAGAGGCTTTGCCatatagggtttagggttacCCCTTTagtgcctggccttgcttagGTCAGTTTCACATTTAATTTATGGGCATGTATTCTCATGTGGCATATGCTATGCTACATTTTGGAATTTAGTTGGTTGAACTTTCTTATGAAGTTACACCGTCTTCTTATTGTTTCCACCTTAGATTAAATGCTTTGTTAAAAGAGAAATTCCTCGTGCTGTCAAGGTGGTTGATTTTTCATGTTTCCTTACGTACAACTCCATgcttttcttcaatttctatTATGCCCCTTGTGGTTGCATATTGCTTATTTTTGCATTGTATCATATTCATGAAGATAATTAATTCTTAAACCAGTTGTCTTGAACTCTTGCAGGCTGGTTTTCATGTTTCACTATCTTTTTGCACTATGTTTTATCCCGTTATTTAATTGGCTTAGAATGGACATCTAGACCCAATATTTGTTCACTAAGTCCACAAGAATCTTGTTGTTGAGTAATTCTTGTAGGCAACACAGCCTTGTCATTCATATTACCTTTTGACACAAATCTGCATACATGCATGAAACATCACCAGTTGCCAAAACACTTATGGTCCTCAAGTACTGCTAAGCAGTAGAGTGATGATTATATTAATCATATAAAATAAGCCTAGACAGCTTTGATTCCTGAATCTGCCACTGCCTACATAAATAATACTACTTACATAATTCACAGCTTGTATATAGCGCGCGCCTTCTACACCTTGAATGGGAAAacggtgaattttttttggttcCTGGGTGATAAGAAGCAACATGACTGTCATCGGTAACCACTAGAAGTTTCTCCCTATTCCAAAATTGTAGGGAAATTTTGAAGGCTTTCCACCGGCCCGAACGCCATGTATTTTTTCCATGAACCTTTTAACACCTGTGGGTTCATCCATCATCCATATATTAAAAGATTTGGATTTCTTTAATCGCAGGGTTCCATAAGACATCATTATTGACATTATCGCTAAGACAAATGATCCCATCACAATGCCCGGCCTACAATTGTTAGACTTCCTGGTAAACTTAGCTCGGAGGAAACAGAACATCAAGTTCCTCGACAACATATGTAAGATTATCTTCACCGTCATCATCGTTGCTAATATGAAGTAATGACAGTAGAAGTTCTATACTGTTATAGTCTTGGAAAGTCTTCAGTGAAGCAGCAATCTCTTCCTAGCTCATCCGCGGTGCTTCTATCCTTGAGGAGAGTGTGCTTGACAAGGACGTACACAAGTCGCAGAAGCGAAGTTGTTCTGCATGGAAGTGGAAAGGTTCTTGGCTATGAAGCTAGGATCATTAATTGTAATATCCCGAATTTTCAATATCATTTCTTCTAATTTCTCAAAAATTCAGGGAATggtaatttgattaaattcatattttacGTCTTTTATTTTGTCGTTGTTCGAAGTAgaaattgattttgagagcCAAATGTGTgttatttgattaatttcatttgacccaagagttgacttttaatccgtcacTCTTTTCAGAAAAAGTTCATTCACAAAAGTCttagagttcgtcaatacgaattcgtagacGCACGACACgctttaatcggatgtcgtatgtgaaagttgttagcaacggAAGTTTGATTCCCGATTTTGGAAAGAgaggaaattaaaaatcagaaaattagtttttttttccaacatCAGCTCGGTTATTGTTTACGTGATTTTTCCCTCTTTGTTGCCGAACCTTTCTCCGGCCATATCTCCGTCGTCCGGCGACGGAATTGAGTGAGACCAGTGGCGTTGTGGCGTTGGAACCGTCTCTTCGTCCCCTACCGATTTGGGTTAGTGTTTGGGAGAGATTCGAGATGTTTGAAGCCcataaatgaagaaataataaGGCTGTTCCATTTGAAGAAGTGAGGAGAACTTCATCATCCGACAACCAATCAAGGTGATTCTTCTTATGTTTTAAAGCTTGTAGGATGTATATCAACCCTCTAAAACagttttatctatttcgaaaCACACAAGGcgaatcgacgatttctttttctagggtctgtgaatagtgccgattttatgttcttcatcgattggactgtttaggcttgaATTTAGACTTTGTTGTCAACTTGAAAGTTGTTGAAAATGttttttagattgtggtgataAATTTTGGTGATCATTGGTGGTCACCGAAACAGTGAC contains:
- the LOC126800828 gene encoding F-box/kelch-repeat protein At3g06240-like, with the protein product MSMSFWNGVSLSLQVFKPLVKVIRLVDGERRPSMGFIYGELQEAMKEIKEVYNNQEANYAPILKIMDSKARDRLDGPLHSAAYFLNPYYFFKYEAICLNGDVMQGCICCSEHFFLDDDQSQKTLINVELPKYRNKEVVFGRNLAKLRCAKKDFDEEKAQIDLSNKTESCKLPEEMTMQILSRLPPQSLMRFKSVHKSWDTMINNPRFIAIHLSNSMNNHSSTCVLCKLPAVDENNNTRGNDEKETVFSLLTFCNDDDDDPNEHIIHYVGDDITKNQSVGFTAKDLESLWILGHCDGIICLTDFSIVILWNPAIRESKLLNLEPYSDQVMSSFGFGYDPKSNDYKVVHIRKPGEEEYGNGHLLNNPANVQVYTLGTNSSREIKTGSLETETTNMWPEEYDMYYKGFCYWRGREQLKEFDNFCDRNEEEYVRQLIISFDTVDDVFHYILFPDSLYKSPVCWYYNMNVIVWNESVALLGMDYGKFRDCSRVLWVLEDVGGRAESSWIKLFTFGTTVIHDKPLQFRNRDELLLVSEGRLVSCNIITGKLKHLPVPNMDYDNLEVVAYVNSLVPIWGR